In Pseudofrankia saprophytica, one genomic interval encodes:
- a CDS encoding MHYT domain-containing protein: MITATAVPLSRLASLRPGPAAADQLSSSCGPSIAVSCLLATFAALAALACAARIRAAPRAGLAGPAGPAVGVRGAGWTCAAAVAVGMAVWSTQLAGGVSCEYSGATSFDLRMTLLSALIVPVATGVGLTIAAADPTSARRLLVGGALSGAGWSTATFLTIAAMRAAHAVGYDVLLAALSVVMNVGTATVLCWVAFRLGDRWRQALVAALLLGAATRGGYYTALAAVRVSPGRDHVWSPGVDPFALGLVTAAGSTIVLMFIAVAAVGGLIHPRVRGGDVIAWPSAAAATRRARTIRGATAAARRTTMLMRIPLTEDGQGAQRPGRGGRPDGSTVPDGSGLPAGGTQPRPTCEDLTYEELTYVGLSRGGLADDVELPEPADDESGDVAPEAGPAIDDVLAAAPPDAVPVQVVEPIQVTEPIQVVEPLSGALDVAQVGEGSFASSALAAAMARAAQAGTAPLDGPPPGEAPTAGGAPGPGRLSAPDSGELVAILVPAGSLTAPPSIAPASPVDEAQAEGAGLAGESFTTAAADPSGPIRVESLDSRVLPGAEASWLLAGSTTGGLPSEPAEPAIPAGLVEPGAPAGSAEPIWEVCRQVYWEAQDRVAGSADGPRDGQAYGARSDGLSVERLPGAPRQAEPGGADATAHGDDKAGGPGSVETQPPPDEPALSFPPPPWWFRATAPGCVAAARRRGDDPGAPTKPLRLVPNRPPR, translated from the coding sequence ATGATCACTGCCACCGCGGTCCCACTATCGCGCCTGGCATCGCTGCGCCCGGGGCCGGCGGCGGCGGATCAGCTCTCCTCGTCCTGTGGACCGAGCATCGCGGTGTCCTGCCTGCTCGCGACCTTCGCCGCGCTCGCGGCGCTCGCCTGCGCGGCCCGCATCAGGGCCGCGCCGCGGGCCGGTCTCGCCGGTCCCGCCGGTCCCGCCGTCGGCGTCCGCGGCGCCGGCTGGACCTGCGCCGCGGCCGTCGCCGTGGGCATGGCCGTCTGGTCGACGCAACTGGCCGGTGGCGTGTCCTGCGAGTACAGCGGCGCCACGTCGTTCGACCTACGGATGACGCTGCTCAGCGCGCTGATCGTCCCGGTGGCGACGGGCGTCGGACTCACGATCGCCGCCGCCGACCCGACGAGCGCCCGGCGGCTGCTCGTCGGTGGCGCACTCAGCGGCGCCGGCTGGTCGACGGCCACCTTCCTGACCATCGCCGCGATGCGGGCCGCGCATGCGGTCGGATACGACGTCCTGCTCGCCGCGCTGTCCGTCGTGATGAACGTGGGCACCGCGACCGTCCTGTGCTGGGTGGCGTTCCGCCTCGGCGACCGGTGGCGCCAGGCCCTGGTGGCGGCGCTCCTGCTGGGCGCCGCCACCCGCGGCGGGTACTACACGGCGCTCGCGGCGGTCCGGGTCAGCCCGGGCCGGGATCACGTGTGGTCCCCGGGAGTGGACCCGTTCGCCCTCGGCCTGGTCACCGCCGCCGGGTCGACCATCGTGTTGATGTTCATCGCCGTCGCCGCGGTCGGCGGCCTCATTCATCCCCGGGTTCGGGGCGGCGACGTCATCGCGTGGCCATCGGCCGCCGCGGCGACCAGGAGGGCCCGGACGATCCGCGGAGCGACGGCGGCGGCCAGGAGGACGACCATGTTGATGCGTATCCCGCTCACCGAGGATGGCCAGGGTGCGCAGCGCCCTGGCCGGGGCGGCCGTCCGGACGGTTCTACCGTTCCCGACGGCTCCGGCCTGCCGGCCGGCGGGACCCAACCCCGCCCGACGTGCGAGGACCTGACCTACGAGGAGCTGACGTACGTCGGCCTTTCGCGCGGCGGCCTGGCCGATGACGTCGAGCTTCCCGAGCCGGCCGACGACGAGTCGGGCGACGTCGCTCCCGAGGCCGGGCCCGCCATCGACGACGTGCTCGCCGCGGCGCCGCCCGACGCCGTTCCCGTCCAGGTGGTCGAGCCCATCCAGGTCACCGAGCCCATCCAGGTGGTCGAGCCCCTGTCTGGGGCGTTGGACGTCGCCCAGGTGGGGGAAGGCTCGTTCGCCTCCTCCGCCCTGGCGGCGGCGATGGCCAGGGCGGCCCAGGCGGGCACCGCCCCGCTGGACGGACCGCCGCCTGGGGAGGCACCGACGGCCGGCGGGGCGCCCGGGCCTGGCCGGCTCAGCGCACCGGACTCCGGGGAGCTGGTCGCGATCCTGGTGCCGGCCGGCAGCCTCACGGCGCCCCCGAGCATCGCGCCGGCCTCGCCCGTCGACGAAGCCCAGGCAGAAGGCGCCGGCCTGGCGGGGGAATCCTTCACCACGGCGGCGGCCGACCCTTCCGGGCCCATCCGGGTGGAGTCTCTCGACAGCCGCGTCCTTCCCGGCGCCGAGGCTTCCTGGCTGCTAGCCGGATCGACGACGGGTGGCTTGCCGTCCGAACCGGCGGAGCCCGCGATCCCCGCCGGACTGGTCGAGCCCGGGGCTCCCGCCGGATCGGCCGAGCCGATCTGGGAGGTCTGCCGGCAGGTCTACTGGGAGGCCCAGGATCGCGTCGCCGGCTCGGCGGACGGTCCGCGGGACGGCCAGGCGTACGGGGCCAGGAGCGACGGTCTCAGTGTGGAACGGCTGCCTGGCGCACCCCGACAGGCCGAGCCCGGCGGCGCCGACGCGACCGCGCACGGCGACGACAAGGCGGGCGGGCCGGGCAGTGTCGAGACCCAGCCGCCCCCGGACGAGCCGGCGCTGAGTTTCCCGCCACCTCCGTGGTGGTTCCGGGCGACCGCGCCGGGTTGCGTGGCCGCCGCCCGGCGCCGCGGCGACGACCCCGGCGCGCCCACCAAGCCCCTCCGACTGGTGCCGAACCGCCCCCCGCGTTGA
- a CDS encoding DUF3817 domain-containing protein, whose translation MTAPSQDQATAAAASSPSPAPAAPARPAPAPAAIAKALTRYRALAYIVGVVLVTLVLVAVPLKYAADTPQLVQTIGPIHGVLYIVYLLVTFDLATKTRLPFRRTVLVMLAGTIPFVSFIAERSVTREVRARLAADTSPAPRA comes from the coding sequence ATGACCGCACCCAGCCAGGACCAGGCCACCGCCGCCGCGGCCTCCTCGCCCAGCCCGGCCCCCGCGGCGCCGGCCAGGCCCGCGCCCGCGCCCGCCGCCATCGCGAAGGCGCTCACCCGCTATCGGGCGCTCGCCTACATCGTCGGCGTGGTGCTCGTCACGCTGGTGCTCGTCGCGGTGCCGCTGAAGTACGCCGCCGACACGCCGCAGCTCGTCCAGACGATCGGCCCCATCCACGGGGTGCTGTACATCGTCTACCTGCTCGTGACCTTCGATCTGGCGACCAAGACGCGCCTGCCGTTCCGGCGCACCGTCCTGGTCATGCTCGCCGGCACGATCCCCTTCGTCTCGTTCATCGCCGAGCGCTCGGTGACCCGTGAGGTGCGCGCCCGCCTGGCGGCGGACACCAGCCCCGCCCCTCGGGCCTGA
- a CDS encoding SigE family RNA polymerase sigma factor codes for MYLDDTESLRDTEDLSDTEDPHEADDSRIPGNPRASEHLPTPEHLRTPESQRTARAAFEAFFENHHRDLARLALLLTGNKEDAEDITADALTSAWMHWDRVQAAENPLAYVRRSVANLAASQIRRHVRQRNLLARVGRQPGTSTTSEPDVPQAMLLRWALDQLPHRKRQCVVLRYGLDLSEAETADWLGISVGTVKSQTSKAVGELERLLTAGGSGAGAPSDGGGRPQR; via the coding sequence GTGTATCTCGACGACACCGAGAGCCTCCGCGACACCGAGGACCTCAGCGACACCGAAGACCCTCACGAAGCCGATGACTCGCGAATCCCGGGAAACCCCCGGGCTTCTGAGCATCTCCCGACTCCAGAGCATCTCCGGACTCCCGAGAGCCAGCGGACGGCCCGGGCCGCCTTCGAGGCCTTTTTCGAGAATCACCACCGGGACCTCGCCAGGCTCGCGCTCCTGCTCACCGGCAACAAGGAGGACGCGGAGGACATCACCGCCGACGCGCTTACCTCCGCCTGGATGCACTGGGACCGGGTCCAGGCGGCGGAGAACCCGCTGGCCTACGTTCGGCGCAGCGTCGCGAACCTCGCCGCCAGCCAGATCCGCCGTCACGTCCGGCAGCGCAACCTGCTCGCCAGGGTGGGCAGGCAGCCGGGGACCTCGACGACCAGTGAGCCGGACGTGCCGCAGGCAATGCTCCTGCGGTGGGCGCTCGACCAGCTGCCGCACCGCAAGCGCCAGTGCGTGGTCCTGCGCTACGGGCTCGACCTGTCCGAGGCGGAGACGGCCGACTGGTTGGGCATCTCGGTCGGCACGGTGAAGAGCCAGACCTCCAAGGCCGTGGGCGAGCTGGAGCGACTGCTGACCGCCGGCGGCTCCGGCGCGGGCGCGCCGAGCGACGGCGGTGGACGTCCCCAGCGCC
- a CDS encoding ATP-binding cassette domain-containing protein, with the protein MSRPVIFGRPASGLAAPPIVPPVDNPSGSGTSSPSDGRGQRLSSAVTRWHARAVARLTGAPAAVRAEQFFADQGRAIAALLLLSVTGSLAVAGGPFIVRRLVDDALPTGKVGDLVPPVLMLCGLLVFESAVLAARMKLIARLGGLLTVRIRQAVNSHLQRLPFSFFPRAQQGEVMTVLSTDVVDAQNAVSATTQAVVCRAADIVVGLVVIFTLDWRLSLAVMVFAPATLTIIRGGRRRLGALSNRRRELDGTLMARVADSASVSGALHVRLFDRAGYEEERFDASAAEVLAATREEARLTSRVRFLVNLGLVATMMVVVTLGAVLVSGGQTSLGTVAALGGALLVSFGPLSTAVSLRSELAGAGASFTRIFALLDTPAEVPPASPYPRATAQPRGSMTPPASVPGARPSAGVSLALGGGVELALDDVWFSYDLADASGRADSPRAAAGAGLGAEAGEPEWSLRGVSLRVAPGTTAAVVGASGAGKTTITYLAAGLYRPQRGAVRLSGVPLAELAPSELHRVVGVVPQDPHLFHDTIAANLRYGRLDATDGELRAALEAACLGALLERLPEGLATRVGARGYRLSGGERQRLAIARVLLQSPEVLVLDEATSALDSVSELAVREALDALSVGRTTLVIAHRLSTVRDADRIYVLDHGQVVEDGTHDALLADDGAYARLYRPASA; encoded by the coding sequence GTGAGCAGGCCGGTGATTTTTGGTCGTCCCGCCTCGGGCCTGGCCGCGCCACCGATCGTCCCGCCGGTCGACAATCCCTCGGGTTCAGGGACTTCGAGCCCGTCGGACGGGCGTGGCCAGCGGTTGTCGAGTGCCGTCACCCGGTGGCATGCCCGAGCGGTCGCACGGCTCACCGGGGCGCCCGCGGCCGTCCGCGCCGAGCAGTTCTTCGCCGACCAGGGCCGGGCGATCGCCGCGCTGCTCCTGCTGTCGGTGACCGGTTCGCTCGCGGTAGCCGGTGGGCCTTTCATAGTGCGGCGGCTCGTCGACGATGCGCTGCCCACCGGAAAGGTCGGCGACCTTGTGCCGCCGGTATTGATGCTCTGTGGTCTCTTGGTGTTCGAGTCGGCGGTGCTAGCGGCCCGGATGAAGTTGATCGCGCGGCTCGGCGGCCTGCTGACGGTGCGGATCAGGCAGGCGGTGAACTCCCACCTGCAGCGACTGCCCTTCTCGTTCTTCCCCCGCGCCCAGCAGGGCGAGGTGATGACCGTGTTGTCCACCGACGTCGTCGACGCGCAGAACGCCGTCTCGGCCACCACCCAGGCGGTGGTCTGCCGCGCCGCGGACATCGTCGTCGGCCTGGTCGTCATCTTCACGCTGGACTGGCGGCTGAGCCTCGCGGTGATGGTGTTCGCCCCGGCCACCCTCACGATCATCAGGGGCGGCCGGCGTCGGCTCGGCGCGCTGTCCAACCGCCGGCGCGAGCTCGACGGCACCCTGATGGCCCGGGTCGCCGACAGCGCGTCGGTCTCCGGGGCGCTGCACGTGCGCCTCTTCGACCGCGCCGGCTACGAGGAGGAGCGCTTCGACGCGTCGGCGGCCGAGGTGCTCGCGGCGACCCGGGAGGAGGCCCGGCTGACCTCGCGCGTCCGCTTCCTGGTGAACCTCGGGCTGGTCGCCACGATGATGGTGGTCGTCACGCTCGGAGCGGTGCTCGTCTCCGGTGGCCAGACGTCCCTGGGCACGGTCGCGGCGCTCGGCGGCGCGCTGCTGGTCTCGTTCGGGCCGCTGTCGACCGCCGTCAGCCTGCGTTCCGAGCTCGCCGGCGCCGGCGCGTCCTTCACGCGGATCTTCGCCCTGCTGGACACCCCCGCCGAGGTCCCGCCGGCCAGCCCGTACCCGCGGGCCACGGCCCAGCCTCGCGGGTCGATGACGCCGCCGGCCTCCGTGCCGGGCGCGCGGCCGTCCGCCGGGGTCTCGCTCGCGCTCGGCGGCGGCGTCGAACTCGCGCTGGACGACGTCTGGTTCTCCTACGACCTCGCCGACGCCAGTGGCCGCGCCGACTCGCCGCGCGCCGCCGCGGGAGCTGGCCTCGGCGCCGAGGCAGGTGAGCCGGAATGGAGCCTGCGGGGGGTCAGCCTGCGGGTGGCCCCCGGCACGACGGCGGCCGTGGTCGGCGCGAGCGGGGCCGGCAAGACGACGATCACCTACCTGGCCGCCGGCCTGTACCGGCCCCAGCGCGGCGCGGTGCGCCTCAGCGGCGTGCCGCTGGCCGAGCTGGCTCCCAGCGAGCTGCACCGCGTCGTCGGCGTCGTCCCGCAGGATCCACACCTGTTCCACGACACGATCGCGGCGAACCTGCGCTACGGCCGGCTGGACGCGACCGACGGCGAGCTGCGGGCCGCGCTGGAGGCGGCCTGCCTGGGCGCCCTGCTCGAGCGGCTGCCCGAAGGGCTGGCGACCCGGGTGGGCGCGCGCGGTTACCGGCTTTCCGGCGGGGAGCGCCAGCGGCTGGCGATCGCCCGGGTACTGCTGCAGTCCCCGGAGGTGCTGGTCCTCGACGAGGCGACGTCCGCGCTCGACAGCGTCTCGGAGCTCGCGGTGCGCGAGGCCCTCGACGCCCTGTCGGTCGGGCGGACCACGCTCGTCATCGCGCACCGGCTCTCGACCGTGCGCGACGCCGACCGGATCTACGTCCTCGACCACGGCCAGGTCGTCGAGGACGGCACCCATGACGCCCTGCTAGCCGACGACGGCGCCTACGCGCGCCTCTACCGCCCCGCCTCCGCATAG
- a CDS encoding NAD(P)H-quinone oxidoreductase gives MTSPGGPEVLEWREVDDPAGPGPGEVAIDVVATAVNRADLLQRQGFYAPPPGASDILGLECSGRVAALGPGVEGWAVGDEVCALLSGGGYSTRVVVPAGQVLPVPAGVDLVTAGGLPEVTSTVYSTVFQRAALADGETFLVHGGASGIGTFAIQAVRALRPKAFIATTAGTPDKLARCRELGADLAISYRDDDFVARVKDATGGRGADVILDNMGAKYLARNVDALAPDGRLVVIGLQGGVKAELNLSALLVKRASVHAMSLRHRPAEQKAAIVAGVRAEVWPAFTAGSIRPVIDRVLPLPEAAEAHRVVDSLGHVGKVLLRVP, from the coding sequence ATGACAAGCCCAGGCGGCCCCGAGGTCCTCGAGTGGCGCGAGGTGGACGACCCGGCCGGCCCCGGGCCGGGCGAGGTCGCCATCGACGTGGTCGCCACCGCCGTCAACCGGGCTGACCTGCTGCAACGCCAGGGCTTCTACGCGCCGCCGCCGGGTGCGTCCGACATCCTGGGCCTCGAGTGCTCCGGCCGGGTCGCGGCCCTCGGACCCGGCGTCGAGGGCTGGGCGGTGGGCGACGAGGTGTGCGCGCTGCTCTCCGGCGGCGGGTACTCGACTCGGGTCGTCGTGCCCGCGGGCCAGGTGCTGCCGGTGCCCGCCGGCGTCGACCTGGTCACGGCGGGCGGGCTGCCCGAGGTCACCTCGACCGTCTACTCGACGGTGTTCCAGCGGGCGGCGCTCGCCGACGGTGAGACGTTCCTGGTCCACGGCGGCGCCTCCGGGATCGGCACGTTCGCCATCCAGGCGGTGCGGGCGCTGCGTCCGAAGGCGTTCATCGCGACCACCGCCGGCACGCCGGACAAGCTCGCGCGCTGCCGCGAGCTCGGCGCCGACCTCGCGATCTCCTACCGGGACGACGACTTCGTCGCCCGGGTGAAGGACGCCACCGGTGGGCGCGGTGCCGACGTCATCCTCGACAACATGGGCGCGAAGTACCTCGCCCGCAACGTCGACGCGCTCGCGCCCGACGGCCGGCTGGTGGTGATCGGCCTGCAGGGCGGTGTCAAGGCCGAGCTGAACCTGTCGGCGCTGCTGGTCAAGCGTGCCTCGGTGCACGCGATGTCGTTGCGGCACCGGCCGGCGGAGCAGAAGGCGGCGATCGTGGCCGGGGTCCGGGCGGAGGTCTGGCCGGCGTTCACGGCGGGTTCGATCCGCCCGGTCATCGACCGGGTGCTTCCGCTGCCCGAGGCGGCCGAGGCCCATCGGGTCGTCGACTCCCTCGGCCACGTCGGCAAGGTTCTGCTGCGAGTCCCCTGA
- a CDS encoding bacterial proteasome activator family protein, with translation MTDQPEQRVVIVGPDGRLQESLEGLGTGVGRGRQGGGDGENVDGASVRSALSSMVSQPDKVMRIGTMIKQLLEEVRSAPLDEASRLRLREIHRSSIRELSDGLAPELKEELDRLTLPFEENHTPSDSELRIAQAQLVGWLEGLFHGLQTALFAQQMAARAQLEEMRRRALPGGQPREEGFGGGTYL, from the coding sequence ATGACGGATCAACCGGAACAGCGGGTGGTGATCGTGGGACCTGACGGGCGGCTGCAGGAGTCGCTGGAGGGTCTCGGAACCGGGGTCGGCCGCGGGCGCCAGGGGGGTGGCGACGGGGAGAACGTCGACGGCGCGTCCGTCCGCTCCGCGCTGTCCTCGATGGTCTCGCAGCCGGACAAGGTCATGCGGATCGGCACCATGATCAAGCAGCTGCTGGAGGAGGTGCGGTCCGCGCCGCTGGACGAGGCCAGCCGGTTGCGCCTGCGCGAGATCCACCGCAGCTCGATCCGCGAGCTCTCCGACGGGCTCGCGCCGGAGCTGAAGGAGGAGCTCGACCGGCTCACGCTGCCGTTCGAGGAGAACCACACGCCGAGCGACAGCGAACTGCGGATCGCGCAGGCCCAGCTGGTCGGCTGGCTCGAAGGGCTGTTCCACGGCCTGCAGACGGCGCTGTTCGCGCAGCAGATGGCCGCCCGCGCCCAGTTGGAGGAGATGCGCCGACGCGCCCTCCCCGGCGGCCAGCCCCGAGAGGAAGGCTTCGGCGGCGGCACCTATCTCTAG
- a CDS encoding TldD/PmbA family protein → MTEASHEIVERALAASRADGCVVIASESSTVNLRWANNTLTTNGAARDRSVTVISIVGRSFGVRSVSSVSSVDSGTAGGIAVDKLTELVRASETAAKDSDEAEDFADLLAPGQQGTATAGPGDDAFDEPARHTSTAVLSTFAADLGEALRAARAEGRALYGFAEHDVTTTWLGTSTGVRLRHSQPTGSVEWNAKNGQPGGSVWHGQSTHDFADVDVAATDAELRRRLGWCARSMELPAGRYETLLPPSAVSDLILDAYWSAAGRDAAEGRTVFSRAGGGTRLGEAFGPTGLRLFSDPADPELSCTPFVSSGHSSATSSVFDNGLALGRTDWFEDGKLATLVHTRASARAAGTTATPFIDNLTMDGGGTATLDEMVASTKRGLLLTCLWYIREVDPEVLLLTGLTRDGVYLVENGEVAGVVNNFRFNESPVSLLGRIAEIGATTRTLGREWADWFKLSRMPAIRVPDFHMSSVSPAS, encoded by the coding sequence GTGACCGAGGCGTCCCACGAGATCGTGGAGCGGGCGCTCGCCGCCTCGCGGGCCGATGGCTGTGTGGTCATCGCCAGCGAGTCGAGCACCGTGAACCTGCGCTGGGCGAACAACACCCTGACGACGAACGGGGCCGCCCGCGACCGCTCGGTCACCGTGATCAGCATCGTCGGCCGCTCGTTCGGGGTGCGCTCGGTGAGCTCGGTGAGTTCGGTCGACTCCGGCACGGCCGGGGGCATCGCCGTCGACAAGCTCACCGAGCTCGTCCGGGCGTCGGAGACGGCGGCGAAGGACTCCGACGAGGCCGAGGACTTCGCGGACCTGCTCGCTCCAGGCCAGCAGGGAACCGCGACGGCCGGGCCGGGCGACGACGCCTTCGACGAGCCCGCCCGCCATACGTCGACGGCGGTGCTCTCGACGTTCGCCGCCGACCTCGGCGAGGCGCTGCGCGCGGCCAGGGCGGAGGGCCGAGCGCTTTACGGCTTCGCCGAGCACGACGTGACGACCACCTGGCTCGGCACGTCGACCGGGGTGCGGCTGCGGCACAGCCAGCCGACCGGCTCCGTCGAGTGGAACGCCAAGAACGGGCAGCCCGGCGGTTCGGTGTGGCACGGCCAGTCGACGCACGACTTCGCCGATGTCGACGTCGCCGCGACGGATGCCGAGCTGCGCCGCCGCCTGGGTTGGTGTGCCCGCTCGATGGAGCTCCCGGCGGGCAGGTACGAGACGCTGCTGCCGCCGTCGGCGGTCTCGGATCTGATCCTCGACGCCTACTGGTCGGCCGCGGGGCGGGATGCCGCCGAGGGACGCACGGTCTTCAGCCGCGCTGGCGGAGGCACCCGGCTTGGGGAGGCCTTCGGCCCGACCGGCCTGCGGTTGTTCAGCGACCCCGCCGATCCCGAGCTGTCCTGCACGCCGTTCGTCTCCTCCGGCCACTCGTCGGCGACGTCGAGCGTGTTCGACAACGGGCTCGCGCTCGGCCGGACGGACTGGTTCGAGGACGGCAAGCTCGCCACGCTGGTGCACACCCGCGCCTCCGCCCGCGCCGCCGGCACCACCGCCACGCCGTTCATCGACAACCTGACGATGGACGGCGGCGGCACGGCCACGCTGGACGAGATGGTCGCCTCGACCAAACGCGGACTGCTGCTCACCTGCCTGTGGTACATCCGCGAGGTGGATCCGGAGGTCCTGCTCCTGACCGGGCTGACCAGGGACGGCGTCTACCTCGTCGAGAACGGCGAGGTCGCCGGGGTCGTGAACAACTTCCGGTTCAACGAGTCCCCGGTGAGCCTGCTCGGCCGGATCGCCGAGATCGGCGCCACGACCCGCACTCTGGGCCGCGAATGGGCCGACTGGTTCAAGCTGAGCCGCATGCCGGCCATCCGCGTACCCGACTTCCACATGAGCTCGGTCAGTCCCGCGAGCTGA
- a CDS encoding TldD/PmbA family protein, with amino-acid sequence MPIAAPPGAPGTPPHDVDPEFLALPRAALTDAALQTARDLGASHADIRIERLRDGSLSFRDGNLESSHDGATVGFAVRVVHEGTWGFAAGVDLTVDEAVRVAREAVEIAKVARPLNSEPIELADEPVHADATWVSAYAVNPFAIDARAKVDRIGGLCRTLLGSSDVDHVDGHFNAVLENKYYADLAGTSTTQQRVRVLCQLEATRVDPGGGFETMRTIAPPVGRGWEWLVSGSAAGCWDWDAEIETIPGLLAEKAKASSVEPGRYDLVIDPSNLWLTIHESVGHATELDRALGYEAAYAGTSFATLDKLGTLRYGSPLMNVTGDRTAPHALATIGYDDEGVATSRWDIVRGGTLVGFQLDRRMAAANAARLGVTRSNGCAFADSPGHVPIQRMANVSLAAAPGGPSTTELISGVNRGIYVVGDKSWSIDMQRYNFQFTGQRFYEIRKGRIVGQLRDVAYQATTTDFWGSLDGLGGEQTYQLGGAFNCGKGQPGQVAAVSHGAPSTLFRGINILNTRHEAGR; translated from the coding sequence ATGCCGATAGCCGCCCCGCCGGGAGCGCCCGGGACGCCGCCACACGACGTCGACCCCGAGTTCCTCGCCCTGCCACGCGCGGCGCTCACCGACGCGGCCCTGCAGACCGCCCGTGATCTCGGCGCCAGCCACGCCGACATCCGCATCGAGCGGCTGCGTGACGGGTCGCTGTCGTTCCGAGACGGCAACCTGGAGAGCAGCCACGACGGCGCGACCGTCGGCTTCGCCGTCCGGGTCGTGCACGAGGGGACCTGGGGGTTCGCCGCCGGCGTCGACCTGACCGTGGACGAGGCCGTCCGGGTCGCCCGCGAGGCCGTCGAGATCGCTAAGGTCGCCCGGCCGCTGAACTCCGAGCCGATCGAGCTCGCCGACGAGCCGGTACACGCCGACGCCACCTGGGTGTCCGCCTACGCGGTGAACCCGTTCGCCATCGACGCGCGCGCGAAGGTCGACCGGATCGGCGGGCTGTGCCGCACGCTGCTCGGCTCCTCCGACGTCGACCACGTCGACGGCCATTTCAACGCCGTCCTGGAGAACAAGTACTACGCCGACCTGGCCGGCACCTCGACGACGCAGCAGCGGGTGCGGGTGCTCTGCCAGCTGGAGGCGACCAGGGTCGACCCTGGCGGCGGCTTCGAGACCATGCGCACCATCGCTCCCCCGGTGGGCCGGGGCTGGGAGTGGCTGGTCTCCGGATCGGCCGCCGGCTGCTGGGACTGGGACGCCGAGATCGAGACGATCCCGGGTCTGCTGGCGGAGAAGGCGAAGGCGTCGTCGGTCGAGCCTGGGCGCTATGACCTGGTGATCGACCCGTCGAACCTGTGGCTCACGATCCACGAGTCCGTCGGGCATGCCACCGAACTCGACCGGGCGCTCGGCTACGAGGCCGCCTACGCCGGCACTTCGTTCGCCACCCTGGACAAGCTGGGTACTCTGCGTTACGGCTCGCCGCTGATGAACGTCACCGGCGACCGGACCGCCCCGCACGCGCTCGCGACCATCGGCTACGACGACGAGGGCGTGGCGACCAGCCGTTGGGACATCGTCCGCGGCGGCACGCTCGTCGGTTTTCAGCTCGACCGCCGGATGGCGGCGGCGAACGCCGCCCGGCTCGGTGTCACCCGGTCCAACGGCTGCGCGTTCGCCGACTCGCCGGGGCATGTGCCCATCCAGCGGATGGCCAACGTCTCGCTGGCGGCCGCGCCCGGCGGGCCGTCGACCACCGAGCTGATCAGCGGGGTCAACCGCGGGATCTACGTCGTCGGCGACAAGAGCTGGTCGATCGACATGCAGCGCTACAACTTCCAGTTCACCGGGCAGCGCTTCTACGAGATCCGCAAGGGACGCATCGTCGGCCAGCTGCGCGACGTCGCCTACCAGGCGACGACGACCGACTTCTGGGGCTCCCTCGACGGTCTTGGCGGTGAGCAGACCTACCAGCTCGGCGGGGCGTTCAACTGCGGCAAAGGGCAGCCCGGCCAGGTCGCCGCGGTCAGCCACGGCGCCCCGTCGACGCTGTTCCGCGGCATCAACATCCTCAACACCCGCCACGAAGCGGGCCGGTGA
- a CDS encoding Scr1 family TA system antitoxin-like transcriptional regulator: MSGERIDADAFAPVPENFLDLSSSSSESSDESLGGILARLRHDQGLTGHQLAEKAGISQGQISKIENSKTLPSPEDVRRISTALHASPKVVETLVDEAKQQQQLARTKGTRRPALGRTGTINQQEVLDEEGKAQHVRDFQPVLLPGLLQTSEYTRRVLNGYNELTYGEDSKGWPDTAAAVTLRAQRQQRLYDTTRHFEFVIMEAVFHNRFAAVEWPGFMVGQLQRIKAAAGLQNVSIRILPLDTVLRYPPISGFTIMDESTVVNETTAGTVDRDRGRVSLYIRVFEQLMELGTDDLDPILNRHLSRFATELAEQAAEAVRTGP; encoded by the coding sequence ATGAGCGGCGAAAGAATCGACGCGGACGCCTTCGCGCCGGTTCCAGAAAACTTCCTCGATCTCTCGTCATCCTCTTCCGAATCCTCCGACGAGTCCCTGGGCGGCATCCTGGCCCGCCTACGCCACGACCAGGGCCTGACCGGCCACCAGCTCGCCGAGAAGGCCGGGATCAGCCAGGGACAGATCTCCAAGATTGAGAACTCCAAGACGCTGCCGTCGCCGGAGGACGTCCGACGTATCAGTACGGCGCTGCATGCGTCGCCCAAGGTGGTCGAGACCTTGGTAGACGAGGCAAAACAGCAGCAGCAGCTGGCCAGGACAAAGGGAACGCGCCGGCCGGCTCTTGGCCGAACTGGCACCATCAACCAGCAGGAAGTGCTCGACGAAGAGGGCAAGGCCCAGCACGTGCGCGACTTCCAGCCGGTCCTGCTGCCAGGCCTGCTCCAGACAAGCGAGTACACCCGCCGGGTTCTGAACGGGTACAACGAGCTGACCTACGGCGAGGACAGCAAGGGCTGGCCGGATACCGCGGCCGCCGTGACGCTACGAGCGCAGCGCCAGCAGCGCCTCTACGACACCACCAGGCATTTCGAGTTCGTCATCATGGAAGCGGTGTTCCACAACCGGTTCGCGGCCGTGGAATGGCCGGGGTTCATGGTCGGTCAGCTTCAGCGGATCAAAGCGGCCGCGGGGCTCCAGAACGTCTCGATCCGGATCCTGCCGCTCGACACCGTGCTCCGATACCCGCCGATCTCGGGCTTCACCATCATGGACGAATCCACGGTGGTCAACGAGACGACGGCCGGCACCGTCGATCGGGATCGCGGTCGCGTCAGCCTGTACATCCGGGTGTTCGAGCAGCTCATGGAGCTGGGCACCGACGATCTGGACCCCATCTTGAATCGCCATCTGAGCCGCTTCGCCACCGAGCTCGCCGAGCAGGCCGCCGAAGCAGTCCGAACCGGACCCTAG